In one window of Nerophis ophidion isolate RoL-2023_Sa linkage group LG05, RoL_Noph_v1.0, whole genome shotgun sequence DNA:
- the LOC133552445 gene encoding protocadherin gamma-A11-like has product MADKGFSERVSIFCFVSSIVMMALRVHGDLSYSVPEEMKQGTVVGNIAKDLGVDLKTFVARKPRFNFEEARRRCCAINPGTGDLMTSERIDRESICGTKPSCVIKVDLILENPLELQRVSIHIQDVNDNPPKFREQLIEMEISESAEKGSRFSIEQAHDADIGQNAVQRYNIQKNDNFIISVDNSKVELILENKLDREKQNEMNLLLTALDGGSPQRSGTVLVHVTVLDANDNVPVFSQAVYKAGLPENSPPGTIVIKVSATDADEGANGDVTYNFGHVSNTDLNVFSINPKTGEIKLSGVTDFEESNSYEVKVQAKDGLGLTSYAEVIVDVTDVNDNAPVIILMSLSNPIPENVSPGTDVGIINVQDRDSEKNGQVRCSIQQNVPFKLVPSIKNYYSLVTTGQLDRELVSDYNITISATDEGSPPLSSSKSLHLSVADINDNPPVFEEQSYSAYVSENNKAGSTLCSVSARDPDWRQNGTVIYSLLAAEVNGAPVSSYVSVNGDTGVIHAVRSFDYEHLRSFKVHVMARDNGSPPLSSNVSVSVFISDVNDNSPQILYPSPEGNSFMTELVPKAAHGGSVVSKVIAVDADSGQNAWLSYHIVKSTDPGLFTIGLHSGEIRTQRDISESDSMKQNLIVAVKDNGQPPLSATCSMYLLISDNLAEVPELKDISYEEKNSKLTSYLIIALVSVSTFFLTFIIIVLGVRFCRRRKPRLLFDGAFAIPSAYLPPNYADVDGTGTLRSTYNYDAYLTTGSRTSDFKFVSSYNDNTLPADQTLRKSPSDFVDELQDSFDPLEWCPFLND; this is encoded by the exons ATGGCAGACAAAGGATTTTCTGAGCGCGTCTCCATCTTCTGCTTTGTTTCTTCCATCGTGATGATGGCTCTGCGTGTTCACGGAGATCTGAGTTATTCTGTGCCTGAGGAAATGAAACAGGGCACGGTGGTCGGGAATATTGCCAAGGACCTCGGAGTTGATTTGAAGACGTTTGTTGCACGCAAGCCTCGGTTTAATTTCGAAGAGGCTCGGAGAAGATGCTGCGCAATCAATCCGGGCACCGGCGATTTGATGACGTCGGAGAGGATTGACAGAGAAAGCATATGTGGAACCAAACCTTCCTGTGTCATCAAAGTGGATCTGATTTTGGAAAACCCTTTGGAGCTGCAGCGGGTCAGTATTCATATTCAAGATGTAAATGACAACCCTCCAAAATTTCGGGAACAGTTAATTGAAATGGAAATAAGCGAGTCGGCAGAGAAGGGCAGCCGTTTTTCCATCGAACAAGCGCATGATGCAGATATAGGTCAAAATGCTGTTCAAAGATATAATATACAGAAAAATGATAACTTTATCATTTCTGTAGACAACAGCAAGGTTGAACTAATTTTAGAAAATAAACTTGACCGGGAAAAGCAAAATGAGATGAATTTGCTTCTCACAGCTTTAGATGGCGGCTCTCCTCAGAGATCAGGTACAGTACTCGTACACGTCACTGTGCTGGATGCTAATGATAATGTACCAGTGTTCAGCCAAGCTGTTTATAAAGCCGGTCTGCCTGAAAACTCTCCTCCTGGGACAATAGTGATCAAAGTCAGTGCTACTGATGCTGATGAAGGAGCGAATGGAGATGTCACTTATAACTTTGGCCATGTTTCTAATACTGATTTAAATGTATTCTCAATTAACCCAAAAACAGGTGAAATTAAGCTATCTGGTGTGACTGACTTTGAGGAGAGCAACTCTTATGAAGTAAAAGTGCAAGCAAAAGACGGTTTAGGGCTGACATCCTATGCTGAAGTTATAGTAGATGTCACTGATGTAAATGACAACGCTCCTGTGATTATTTTAATGTCCCTGTCTAATCCAATACCAGAAAATGTGTCACCTGGTACGGATGTGGGCATCATTAATGTTCAGGACAGAGACTCTGAGAAGAACGGACAAGTCCGCTGCTCCATTCAACAAAATGTCCCCTTTAAGTTAGTTCCTTCTATTAAAAACTATTATTCTCTGGTGACTACTGGACAACTGGACCGTGAACTAGTGTCTGATTACAACATTACAATCAGTGCCACTGACGAGGGCTCTCCTCCTCTGTCCTCCTCTAAAAGTCTTCACTTATCTGTAGCAGACATCAACGACAACCCACCTGTGTTTGAGGAACAGTCCTACAGCGCATATGTGAGCgaaaataacaaagctggatCCACTTTATGTTCCGTTAGTGCTCGAGACCCCGACTGGAGACAGAACGGTACTGTGATTTATTCTCTGTTAGCCGCTGAGGTGAACGGTGCCCCGGTGTCCTCCTATGTGTCTGTTAACGGAGACACAGGTGTGATCCACGCTGTCAGGTCATTTGATTATGAACACTTGAGGAGTTTTAAAGTCCACGTCATGGCCAGAGACAACGGTTCTCCTCCGCTGAGCAGCAACGTGAGCGTCAGTGTGTTCATATCGGATGTGAATGACAACTCTCCTCAGATACTGTACCCCTCCCCAGAGGGTAACTCCTTCATGACAGAGCTGGTCCCCAAAGCTGCACACGGAGGCTCTGTGGTGTCCAAAGTGATAGCGGTGGACGCAGACTCTGGACAGAACGCCTGGCTGTCCTATCATATAGTCAAGTCCACTGATCCGGGACTTTTCACCATTGGTCTCCACAGTGGAGAGATCAGGACCCAGCGGGACATTTCTGAATCTGACAGCATGAAACAGAACCTGATTGTGGCAGTGAAAGATAACGGACAGCCCCCTCTCTCTGCCACCTGCTCCATGTATTTACTTATTTCTGACAACTTGGCTGAGGTGCCAGAACTGAAGGACATTTCTTATGAGGAGAAGAATTCCAAACTGACGTCTTATCTGATCATCGCGCTGGTGTCTGTGTCCACCTTCTTTCTGACCTTCATCATCATCGTCCTGGGTGTGAGGTTTTGTCGCAGGAGAAAGCCCAGACTGTTGTTTGATGGAGCATTTGCCATCCCCAGCGCGTATCTGCCTCCTAATTACGCAGATGTTGACGGCACAGGAACTTTACGCAGCACCTACAACTATGACGCCTACTTGACAACAGGTTCTAGAACCAGTGACTTTAAGTTTGTGTCTTCTTACAATGACAACACGCTGCCTGCTGACCAGACTCTGAGGAAAAGTCCTTCCGACTTTGTTGATGAGCTTCAGGATTCATTTGACCCTCTGGAG TGGTGTCCTTTTCTCAACGACTAA